Proteins from one Streptomyces sp. NBC_00289 genomic window:
- the nadC gene encoding carboxylating nicotinate-nucleotide diphosphorylase: MSTPDLPLASNGGCGDGCACGADAGEEYLECGLDPALAQLLADAGLDPVEVEDIANVALQEDLAHGVDVTTVATIPEDAVATADFTARETGVVAGLRVAEAVLSVVCTEELEVERHVEDGDRVEAGQRLLSVTTRTRDLLTAERSALNLLCRLSGVATATRAWADALEGTRARVRDTRKTTPGLRSLEKYAVRCGGGVNHRMSLSDAALVKDNHVVAAGGVAQAFEAVREAFPDVPIEVEVDTLHQLREVVDAGADLILLDNFTPGECEEAVAVVHGRAALEASGRLTLDNAKVYADTGVDYLAVGALTHSSPILDIGLDLREAE; encoded by the coding sequence GTGAGCACCCCCGACCTTCCCCTCGCGTCGAACGGCGGCTGCGGCGACGGCTGTGCCTGCGGCGCGGACGCCGGCGAGGAATACCTGGAGTGCGGACTCGACCCCGCGCTCGCCCAGCTCCTGGCCGACGCAGGCCTCGACCCCGTGGAGGTCGAGGACATCGCCAACGTCGCCCTCCAGGAGGACCTCGCCCACGGGGTGGACGTGACGACGGTCGCGACCATCCCCGAGGACGCCGTCGCCACCGCCGACTTCACCGCGCGCGAGACGGGCGTCGTGGCCGGCCTCAGGGTGGCCGAAGCGGTGCTCTCCGTGGTCTGCACCGAGGAGCTCGAGGTCGAGCGGCACGTGGAGGACGGCGACCGCGTGGAGGCCGGGCAGCGGCTTCTGTCGGTCACCACGCGCACCCGTGACCTGCTGACCGCCGAACGCAGCGCGCTCAACCTCCTGTGCCGCCTGTCGGGCGTCGCGACCGCCACGCGCGCGTGGGCGGACGCCCTGGAGGGCACCCGCGCCCGGGTGCGGGACACCCGCAAGACGACGCCCGGTCTGCGTTCCCTGGAGAAGTACGCGGTCCGCTGCGGCGGCGGCGTCAACCACCGCATGTCGCTGTCGGACGCGGCCCTGGTCAAGGACAACCACGTGGTCGCCGCGGGCGGCGTCGCCCAGGCCTTCGAAGCCGTCCGGGAGGCCTTCCCGGACGTACCGATCGAGGTCGAGGTCGACACGCTGCACCAGCTGCGCGAGGTGGTGGACGCCGGGGCCGACCTGATCCTGCTGGACAACTTCACGCCGGGCGAGTGCGAGGAGGCGGTGGCCGTCGTGCACGGACGTGCCGCCCTGGAGGCCTCGGGCCGGCTCACCCTCGACAACGCCAAGGTGTACGCGGACACGGGCGTGGACTACCTGGCCGTCGGCGC